A DNA window from Acetobacter aceti NBRC 14818 contains the following coding sequences:
- a CDS encoding NADH:ubiquinone oxidoreductase subunit NDUFA12 — MVFSMATLGTLLHTRLHGRFVGKDNDGRAYYESRRPTRKTGGGERYERWVIYKKGEDASAVPPEWWGWLHYMEDQPIPMEARKPWQLPYEPNKTGTVEAYRPPGSAYKGGHRPPATGDYDAWTPES, encoded by the coding sequence ATGGTCTTTTCCATGGCAACGCTCGGCACCCTTCTTCATACCCGCCTGCATGGACGTTTTGTGGGCAAGGACAACGATGGTCGCGCCTACTACGAGTCGCGGCGACCCACCCGGAAGACGGGCGGGGGCGAGCGCTATGAGCGCTGGGTCATCTACAAGAAGGGCGAGGATGCGTCCGCCGTGCCGCCTGAATGGTGGGGCTGGCTGCATTACATGGAAGATCAGCCGATCCCCATGGAGGCCCGCAAGCCCTGGCAGTTGCCGTATGAGCCAAACAAGACCGGAACGGTCGAGGCGTATCGTCCACCCGGCAGCGCTTACAAGGGTGGACACCGCCCACCCGCGACTGGCGATTATGACGCCTGGACACCGGAAAGCTGA
- the mlaD gene encoding outer membrane lipid asymmetry maintenance protein MlaD, giving the protein MSSVSTTSQPATAALPPLRNSRPTVELVAGFAVIVVFVLLLGLAVVSSGRKTDAGYQLKAGFSHIDGLDIGSDVKLAGIRIGHVASAGVDPKTFQATVVFTVRPDVQLPVDSAAIITSDSLLGGKYIAISPGGDTKMLKAGGEISETQGAISLEQLLSKFIFSVTDTLTQANQAKAKQEMDAPKGEAQP; this is encoded by the coding sequence ATGAGTTCTGTTTCGACCACTTCCCAGCCGGCAACGGCGGCGTTGCCGCCTCTGCGTAACTCACGTCCGACCGTAGAACTCGTGGCCGGCTTTGCTGTGATTGTCGTGTTCGTGCTTCTGCTGGGGCTCGCCGTGGTCAGCAGCGGTCGCAAGACGGATGCGGGCTATCAGCTCAAGGCCGGTTTCTCCCATATTGATGGTCTCGACATCGGCTCGGACGTGAAACTGGCCGGAATTCGCATTGGTCATGTTGCATCCGCAGGGGTGGACCCGAAGACTTTCCAGGCGACGGTTGTGTTCACCGTTCGTCCAGACGTGCAGCTGCCAGTGGACAGCGCCGCAATCATCACCAGCGACAGTCTGCTTGGCGGTAAATACATCGCCATTTCACCGGGCGGTGACACGAAGATGCTCAAGGCGGGCGGTGAGATCAGCGAGACGCAGGGAGCGATCAGTCTGGAGCAGTTGCTGAGCAAGTTCATTTTCTCTGTGACGGATACGCTGACTCAGGCCAATCAGGCGAAAGCGAAGCAGGAAATGGACGCGCCAAAGGGCGAGGCTCAGCCGTGA
- a CDS encoding DUF2155 domain-containing protein, whose translation MLLRSAQACLGLASVLIGAGSVLAAEPLAPPAMYPPNTWQGKSTAVVRVLNRLDSRVETIKVPVGGTSQYETLAIGVTRCLLHAPTARQDAAAWLDIQDRRAEGAVFHGWMLAAEPSLGILESPIYDVHVVTCEGNDVQPMLPALEHPPVPPLPGRKPDGSQSGQEQGESGGNAAPQNPGAAPSSSGSQADHGATEGDQP comes from the coding sequence ATGCTGTTGCGGTCTGCTCAAGCGTGTCTGGGGCTGGCCTCCGTTCTGATCGGTGCTGGATCAGTCCTCGCAGCGGAGCCGCTGGCGCCTCCGGCCATGTATCCGCCCAACACTTGGCAGGGGAAAAGCACGGCCGTTGTCCGGGTGCTCAATCGCCTTGATTCCCGTGTTGAAACCATCAAGGTTCCTGTCGGTGGAACCTCTCAGTATGAGACGCTCGCCATCGGCGTGACGCGGTGCCTGCTGCATGCTCCGACAGCGCGTCAGGATGCGGCGGCGTGGCTCGATATTCAGGATCGACGGGCTGAAGGAGCGGTTTTTCACGGCTGGATGCTGGCCGCTGAACCGTCACTGGGGATTCTGGAAAGCCCGATCTATGATGTGCATGTCGTGACCTGTGAAGGGAACGACGTTCAGCCCATGCTGCCCGCGCTGGAGCATCCGCCGGTTCCGCCTTTACCCGGAAGAAAGCCTGATGGTTCACAATCCGGTCAGGAGCAGGGTGAAAGTGGTGGGAATGCTGCTCCGCAGAATCCGGGTGCGGCTCCATCCTCTTCCGGTTCTCAGGCAGATCATGGTGCGACGGAGGGTGATCAACCCTGA
- the otsB gene encoding trehalose-phosphatase yields MTSAPQTSTIRLTRNYMPLNKVAFLLDFDGTLVDIAPTPESVVVPPGLKETLLALREATGDALAVISGRSIDQIDAFLGDVPFAVAGEHGIAIRHRPGGPIERAALPSVPSQWVIEAQALVASLPGTRLERKVGGFVLHYRGAPEAEGQLRKAAEAWVKDEGGKFHIQAAKMAWEIRPAGVDKGYAVELLMENAPFAGRRPVFVGDDVTDEDAIRAAVRLGGAGFRIPVDFPTPAVFRSWLASLVPSRDEGRPAGNGA; encoded by the coding sequence ATGACTTCAGCGCCTCAGACGTCCACCATAAGACTGACGCGGAATTACATGCCTCTCAATAAGGTGGCGTTTCTGCTGGATTTTGACGGCACGCTTGTCGATATTGCGCCCACTCCTGAGTCTGTGGTTGTGCCGCCGGGTCTGAAGGAAACGCTGCTCGCCCTGAGAGAAGCGACCGGTGATGCGCTGGCGGTCATATCCGGACGGTCCATTGATCAGATTGACGCTTTTCTCGGAGATGTGCCTTTCGCCGTCGCCGGAGAGCACGGCATTGCCATCCGCCATCGTCCCGGCGGTCCCATCGAGCGGGCAGCGCTTCCCTCGGTTCCCAGCCAGTGGGTGATCGAGGCGCAGGCGCTGGTTGCGTCTTTGCCGGGCACGCGGCTGGAACGAAAGGTCGGCGGTTTCGTTCTGCATTACAGGGGTGCGCCGGAAGCGGAAGGGCAGCTCCGTAAGGCAGCGGAGGCATGGGTGAAGGACGAGGGCGGCAAATTCCATATCCAGGCGGCAAAAATGGCATGGGAAATCCGGCCTGCCGGTGTCGACAAGGGCTATGCGGTCGAACTGCTCATGGAAAATGCGCCGTTCGCAGGTCGTAGACCGGTGTTTGTCGGAGACGATGTCACGGACGAGGACGCCATCCGCGCCGCAGTCCGTCTGGGTGGAGCTGGCTTCCGTATCCCGGTGGATTTCCCTACACCTGCTGTTTTCCGGAGCTGGCTGGCGTCTCTGGTACCCTCTCGTGATGAAGGCCGCCCTGCGGGTAACGGGGCATAA
- a CDS encoding alpha,alpha-trehalose-phosphate synthase (UDP-forming), translating into MGRLVIVSNRVPDPRERNKPAGGLAVGLADALRGDQSTLWFGWSGRQVEADADPVPSLDTHGTVTYATIPLTPTQHRGYYQRFSNAILWPLCHYRLGLMDYARADWQQYLEVNRMFARVLAPLLKPDDIIWVHDYHLFPLAQALRELGVTAPIGFFLHIPFPPWSLFRALPPATALLDDMKAYDLIGVQTEEDAQNLWECLRVEGMTDPSRVVACPIGIDPVSFSEEARDAFEGPEVRRLRESLHDEPLIIGVDRLDYSKGLEERFHGYEKLLIRYPEHHRHVTYLQVAPVSRGEVEEYRLLRRQLDETIGRINGAFAAYDWTPIRYLTRPIARQTLAGFYRLADVALVTPLRDGMNLVAKEYVAAQNPDNPGALVLSHLAGAAPELDEALLVNPHDSDAIADALHLALTMKKEERKRRWNILNNEIRNTTAGSWARDFLKALNRTRKTSVG; encoded by the coding sequence ATGGGGCGTCTTGTTATCGTTTCCAATCGCGTGCCGGATCCTCGGGAGAGGAACAAGCCGGCAGGTGGTCTGGCGGTTGGTCTGGCGGACGCGCTGCGTGGAGACCAGAGTACATTGTGGTTCGGCTGGTCTGGCCGTCAGGTGGAAGCGGACGCGGACCCCGTGCCGTCTCTGGATACACATGGAACGGTAACCTACGCCACCATTCCCCTGACCCCGACGCAGCATCGCGGCTATTATCAGCGTTTCTCGAACGCCATTCTCTGGCCGCTCTGCCATTACCGGCTGGGGCTGATGGACTATGCGCGGGCCGACTGGCAGCAGTATCTCGAGGTGAACCGGATGTTCGCCCGGGTGCTCGCCCCCCTGCTGAAGCCCGACGATATCATCTGGGTGCATGATTATCATCTTTTCCCGCTGGCGCAGGCGTTGCGGGAGCTGGGCGTGACGGCGCCCATCGGTTTCTTCCTGCATATTCCGTTCCCGCCCTGGAGCCTGTTCCGCGCCCTGCCGCCTGCGACCGCGCTTCTGGATGATATGAAGGCCTATGATCTCATCGGCGTTCAGACGGAAGAAGACGCCCAGAATCTCTGGGAATGTCTGCGTGTCGAAGGGATGACAGACCCGTCACGGGTCGTGGCCTGTCCCATAGGCATTGATCCGGTTTCCTTCAGCGAAGAGGCTCGGGACGCCTTCGAAGGACCTGAAGTGCGCCGGCTGAGAGAAAGTCTTCACGACGAGCCTTTGATTATCGGTGTGGACCGGCTGGATTATTCCAAGGGGCTGGAAGAGCGTTTTCACGGATATGAAAAGCTGCTGATCCGCTACCCTGAACATCATCGCCATGTGACCTATCTTCAGGTCGCGCCGGTTTCCCGTGGAGAGGTCGAGGAATATCGTCTGTTGCGTCGTCAGCTTGATGAAACAATCGGGCGGATCAACGGCGCTTTTGCCGCCTATGACTGGACGCCGATCCGTTATCTGACACGCCCGATTGCGCGCCAGACGCTGGCGGGGTTCTATCGTCTTGCTGATGTGGCTCTTGTCACGCCGCTACGCGACGGCATGAATCTGGTCGCCAAGGAGTATGTGGCTGCGCAGAATCCGGACAATCCCGGTGCTCTTGTCCTGTCGCATCTGGCTGGAGCCGCGCCTGAACTGGATGAAGCGCTGCTGGTCAATCCTCACGATTCAGACGCTATTGCTGATGCCCTGCATCTGGCGCTGACCATGAAAAAGGAAGAGCGCAAGCGCCGCTGGAATATCCTGAACAACGAAATCAGGAATACGACAGCGGGTTCCTGGGCGCGGGATTTCCTGAAGGCCCTGAATCGCACCAGAAAGACCAGCGTCGGGTGA
- a CDS encoding disulfide bond formation protein B, whose amino-acid sequence MVLMPRRRIFNKQTPGTVRLPNLLLIFAGVVAMLFVWWVQDGLGIAPCALCLWERWPWRVLVVIGVVGLLVPRRWARTVAWFGVPTLLADLVLVGVHAGVEWRFWKSPLPECLSPHLTGATMAERLASMPLRPSKPCDLPTYLFNGLPISLTVMEGMAALAVLVLLISGLLSSLGGRTRG is encoded by the coding sequence ATGGTGCTGATGCCACGACGCAGAATTTTCAATAAACAGACACCCGGAACTGTCCGCCTGCCCAATCTCCTGCTGATCTTTGCAGGGGTTGTGGCAATGCTTTTCGTATGGTGGGTGCAGGACGGGCTGGGCATAGCGCCCTGTGCGCTCTGTCTGTGGGAACGTTGGCCGTGGCGCGTGCTGGTGGTGATCGGAGTGGTTGGCCTGCTCGTGCCCAGACGCTGGGCCAGAACCGTGGCGTGGTTCGGCGTGCCGACGTTGCTTGCCGATCTCGTTCTTGTCGGAGTTCATGCCGGTGTTGAATGGCGTTTCTGGAAGAGCCCGCTGCCGGAATGTCTGTCGCCGCATCTGACAGGTGCAACAATGGCCGAGCGGCTGGCTTCCATGCCGTTACGGCCTTCCAAGCCATGTGACTTGCCGACCTATCTCTTTAACGGGCTGCCGATCTCCCTGACCGTGATGGAGGGGATGGCAGCCCTTGCTGTTCTCGTTCTTCTGATCTCCGGTTTGCTCAGTTCCCTCGGCGGCCGAACAAGAGGCTGA
- a CDS encoding DUF1328 domain-containing protein has protein sequence MDLLRWTLIFLVFALIAAVFGFSGIAANFAYIGKVLFFIFLVLFVISLLFGRRGN, from the coding sequence ATGGATCTTTTACGCTGGACCCTGATCTTTCTGGTTTTCGCCCTGATCGCGGCTGTTTTCGGTTTTTCCGGTATAGCCGCGAATTTTGCCTATATCGGCAAGGTCCTGTTCTTCATCTTCCTCGTCCTGTTCGTCATCAGCCTCTTGTTCGGCCGCCGAGGGAACTGA